From Lytechinus variegatus isolate NC3 chromosome 16, Lvar_3.0, whole genome shotgun sequence, the proteins below share one genomic window:
- the LOC121430207 gene encoding alpha-1A adrenergic receptor-like — protein sequence MTCLIVFTRISRKDHTNWLIISQCIADLITSFILVVATVDLTWFPTTSFSHLSLLRCELICRLWYSHVVCFTWFAISSFNLAVISLERYLAVIHPIVYLTSFKRRSACLLTFCAWLMAPLMQAVLAVALYKYKDGQCVFFGQGPGFGIGVFVWEFLLPVSVMTYAFVQIAVKLRTMGRVSAFWARDGPSVRVNPVQRGTFSVETQQRDCNTRTSPEESHLKELPAPPKPPGYVHRRKTTVTLFLVYLMYVVCWTPNQVAFLVFNFGAIPDYFESKWHAMSTILASFNICVNPIIYACRFSPFRKGFRHILHKFICSRL from the coding sequence ATGACTTGTTTGATCGTATTTACTAGGATATCGCGGAAGGACCATACTAACTGGTTGATCATCAGTCAGTGTATTGCTGACCTCATAACTTCATTCATCCTCGTCGTCGCTACCGTTGACCTTACATGGTTTCCAACGACATCGTTCTCTCATCTGTCCCTACTCAGGTGTGAGTTAATATGTCGCCTTTGGTACTCCCACGTTGTATGCTTCACGTGGTTTGCCATCTCTAGCTTCAATTTGGCAGTGATTTCTTTGGAAAGGTATCTTGCGGTTATACACCCAATAGTTTACTTGACGTCTTTCAAACGACGTTCCGCTTGTCTCTTAACATTCTGTGCTTGGCTTATGGCCCCTCTTATGCAGGCAGTACTTGCTGTAGCATTATACAAATATAAGGACGGACAATGCGTGTTCTTTGGACAGGGACCAGGATTTGGAATTGGGGTTTTCGTCTGGGAGTTTTTACTTCCGGTTTCCGTCATGACCTACGCTTTTGTGCAGATAGCCGTGAAGCTCCGCACCATGGGACGAGTCTCTGCCTTCTGGGCGCGTGATGGTCCCAGTGTTAGAGTCAACCCTGTTCAGCGTGGCACCTTCTCCGTTGAAACTCAACAACGTGACTGTAATACCCGGACGTCACCCGAGGAATCGCACTTAAAGGAACTACCAGCACCGCCCAAGCCCCCTGGATATGTCCATCGCCGTAAGACTACCGTAACACTCTTCCTCGTTTATCTGATGTACGTTGTGTGCTGGACCCCGAATCAAGTTGCGTTCCTCGTCTTCAATTTCGGAGCGATTCCAGATTATTTCGAGAGCAAGTGGCATGCGATGAGTACAATCCTGGCATCCTTTAACATCTGTGTGAACCCAATTATTTATGCTTGCCGGTTCAGCCCTTTCAGAAAAGGATTTCGTCACATACTACACAAGTTCATTTGTTCCCGTCTGTga
- the LOC121430374 gene encoding G-protein coupled receptor moody-like — MSNYSEIDESPSGASLGLVVATSFQILFGILGLVGNSVCFVVLRRQSLKNHTNWLIVNQCTADLLTSIVLILVVVQLHWFTLPPNLGYLGSQLYCRLWDSRILIFSGFSTSTFNLVIISVERYVAVVHPMLYVTRIKRKTMYVLAATAWLTAPTLQIVLAITQFDYRGGRCVVIDRGPAVGVALFLWEYFFPVVIMGFSFVRIAARLCSLNRVSTAVTDGTDASTAANGTQPSNVPSGPEPTSFAPVSTNGPRTGPAPAPANPTMQECRNVRRRNITVTLLIIYLTYLVCWTPNQIVFLAFNFGVLPNYIGSTGHIITTFLATLNICVNPIVYAVKYKTFKKGLRNFVFRCLRIQE, encoded by the coding sequence ATGTCGAATTATTCGGAGATAGATGAATCACCGTCGGGGGCAAGCTTGGGGCTAGTGGTAGCGACATCGTTCCAAATTCTTTTCGGAATCTTGGGACTGGTGGGGAATTCTGTTTGCTTTGTCGTTTTACGCCGTCAATCTCTCAAGAACCACACAAATTGGTTAATTGTAAACCAGTGTACGGCCGACCTCCTAACATCTATCGTTTTAATATTGGTCGTCGTTCAACTCCATTGGTTTACCCTTCCTCCGAATCTTGGATACCTCGGATCCCAACTCTACTGCCGTCTTTGGGATTCGCGGATTCTCATCTTCAGCGGCTTTTCGACATCTACATTCAACTTGGTAATCATATCTGTTGAACGTTACGTCGCGGTTGTGCACCCGATGCTGTATGTGACGCGTATCAAACGTAAAACAATGTACGTCCTTGCGGCAACTGCTTGGCTAACCGCACCAACTCTACAGATTGTTTTGGCAATTACCCAGTTCGACTACCGCGGTGGACGCTGCGTTGTAATCGACAGAGGGCCGGCAGTCGGCGTTGCGTTGTTTCTTtgggaatatttttttccagtcGTCATCATGGGCTTTTCCTTTGTCCGCATAGCAGCTCGGTTGTGCTCTCTTAACCGCGTCTCAACCGCGGTGACGGATGGCACCGACGCTTCCACTGCAGCAAACGGTACTCAACCTTCAAACGTGCCCTCTGGACCCGAACCAACATCGTTCGCGCCTGTATCAACGAATGGCCCAAGGACTGGCCCTGCGCCAGCACCAGCTAATCCAACCATGCAGGAATGCAGGAACGTTCGACGACGTAACATCACCGTGACTCTCCTCATAATCTACCTTACTTATCTAGTTTGCTGGACACCCAACCAGATTGTCTTTTTGGCCTTCAATTTCGGAGTTCTCCCGAACTACATAGGCAGTACAGGTCATATAATTACAACATTTCTTGCTACACTGAACATCTGCGTAAATCCAATCGTATACGCTGTGAAGTATAAGACATTCAAGAAAGGACTACGAAATTTCGTGTTCAGATGTCTTCGAATTCAGGAATAG